Proteins from one candidate division KSB1 bacterium genomic window:
- the gatC gene encoding Asp-tRNA(Asn)/Glu-tRNA(Gln) amidotransferase subunit GatC, whose amino-acid sequence MSISIAETRHLAKLAKLSFSEEELARLARELEAIVGYVQQLEELDVEHVPATAHVLDRCNVFREDCVAQDNSAEEILQNAPARKLGYFSVPKVIG is encoded by the coding sequence ATGTCGATCTCCATTGCAGAAACACGGCATCTGGCCAAGCTTGCCAAGCTCAGTTTTAGTGAAGAGGAGCTGGCCCGCCTCGCCCGTGAATTGGAGGCCATTGTCGGTTATGTGCAACAGCTCGAGGAACTCGACGTGGAGCACGTGCCGGCCACTGCACATGTGCTCGACCGCTGCAACGTCTTTCGTGAAGATTGCGTGGCGCAGGACAACTCGGCGGAGGAGATTCTGCAAAACGCACCCGCACGCAAGCTTGGCTATTTTTCCGTGCCCAAGGTGATCGGCTAA
- the kdsB gene encoding 3-deoxy-manno-octulosonate cytidylyltransferase, translating to MNVLGVIPARYASTRFPGKPLARLLDRPMIQWVYERASQAVTLSELWVATDDHRIAAAVEGFGGRVTMTREDHPSGSDRIAEVAARMDPLPDLVVNIQGDEPLIDPRAIDLAVSVVLRDANAEFSTLACAITRPAELQDPNVVKIALAQDHTALYFSRSPIPYCRDCRSGREWLEHYQYLKHIGVYVFRRELLLKFVKWPPGHLERVERLEQLRLLERGVKIHVARTEYDGRSVDTPEDLEALTRELSTKSR from the coding sequence ATGAATGTTCTCGGAGTGATTCCGGCGCGTTATGCTTCCACCCGCTTTCCCGGCAAGCCCCTGGCGCGCCTGCTGGACCGTCCGATGATTCAGTGGGTGTATGAGCGCGCCAGCCAAGCCGTGACCCTGAGTGAGCTGTGGGTGGCGACGGATGATCATCGCATTGCCGCGGCGGTGGAGGGCTTCGGCGGCCGCGTGACCATGACGCGCGAGGATCATCCCAGCGGCAGTGACCGCATCGCCGAGGTCGCCGCCCGCATGGACCCCCTCCCGGACCTGGTGGTGAACATTCAGGGCGACGAACCGCTCATCGATCCGCGCGCCATCGATCTGGCAGTGAGCGTGGTGTTGCGCGATGCCAATGCCGAATTCAGCACCCTGGCCTGTGCCATTACGCGGCCCGCGGAGCTGCAGGATCCCAACGTCGTCAAGATCGCGCTGGCGCAGGATCATACCGCGCTTTACTTCTCCCGCTCCCCCATCCCCTACTGCCGCGACTGCCGCTCCGGCCGGGAGTGGCTGGAGCATTACCAGTATTTGAAACACATCGGGGTTTATGTTTTCCGGCGGGAGCTGTTGCTGAAGTTTGTCAAATGGCCGCCCGGCCATCTCGAGCGGGTGGAGCGCCTGGAGCAACTGCGCCTGCTTGAGCGCGGCGTCAAGATTCACGTGGCGCGCACCGAATATGACGGAAGGAGTGTCGATACGCCGGAAGATCTCGAGGCCTTGACGCGCGAGTTATCGACCAAAAGCCGTTGA
- a CDS encoding CTP synthase — protein sequence MIPNKNTKYLFITGGVVSALGKGVASAAIGVLLKARGLKVNMLKLDPYINIDPGTMSPYQHGEVFVTNDGAETDLDLGHYERFIDVDMSRRNNATTGQIYYTVITKERHGDYLGNTVQVIPHITDEIKRRIIDLGRDNGMSDVVITEVGGTVGDIESLPFLETIRQLRLEVGVENCVTIHLTLVPYIRASGELKTKPTQHSVMKLREIGIQPDILLCRVEGHLALELRRKIGLFCNVPAECVIEARDVASIYEIPLIFEEQGLGTLITQRLNLQDDAAGRRRAVDLEAWRNLVHKIKHPRHTVNIAMCGKYIGLKDSYKSIVEAFVPAGVANDAHVELHWIDTEQVEQSGIPASFAGMHGMVVCPGFGSRGVEGKIKMIQACRERKMPFLGICLGLQCAVIEFARHVCGLPDANSTEFDEHTPTPVIDKMETQVNVKQMGGTMRLGAYRCELKPGSRAYQAYQTGMVHERHRHRWEVNNRYLPQLLEHGLQVSGVNPDTKLVEIMELEGHPWFVGVQFHPELRSRALHPHPLFRDFVAAALKFAGK from the coding sequence TTGATTCCCAACAAGAACACCAAGTACCTGTTCATCACCGGCGGCGTGGTTTCGGCTTTGGGGAAAGGTGTGGCTTCGGCAGCCATTGGCGTGTTGCTCAAGGCGCGCGGACTCAAGGTGAACATGCTCAAACTGGATCCCTACATCAACATCGATCCCGGCACCATGAGCCCGTACCAACACGGCGAGGTTTTTGTCACCAATGATGGCGCGGAAACCGATCTCGACCTGGGCCATTATGAGCGCTTCATCGATGTCGACATGTCACGCCGGAACAATGCCACCACCGGCCAAATCTATTACACCGTCATCACCAAGGAACGCCACGGCGATTATCTCGGCAACACGGTGCAGGTGATTCCCCACATCACCGATGAAATCAAGCGCCGCATCATCGACCTGGGCCGCGACAACGGCATGTCCGACGTCGTCATCACCGAAGTGGGCGGCACCGTCGGTGACATCGAGAGTCTGCCGTTTCTGGAGACCATCCGGCAGCTCCGCCTGGAGGTCGGCGTCGAAAACTGTGTCACCATCCACCTGACCCTGGTGCCCTACATCCGTGCCTCCGGCGAATTGAAGACCAAGCCCACGCAGCATTCGGTGATGAAGCTGCGCGAGATCGGCATCCAACCGGACATTCTGCTCTGCCGCGTCGAAGGGCATCTCGCGCTGGAGCTGCGCAGGAAAATCGGCCTGTTTTGCAACGTGCCGGCGGAATGTGTCATCGAGGCGCGCGATGTCGCTTCGATTTATGAAATCCCGCTGATTTTCGAGGAGCAGGGGCTGGGCACGCTCATCACGCAACGGCTCAATCTGCAGGACGATGCTGCCGGCCGGCGCCGCGCAGTGGACCTGGAAGCCTGGCGCAACCTGGTGCACAAAATCAAGCATCCCCGCCACACCGTCAACATTGCCATGTGTGGCAAGTATATCGGCCTGAAGGATTCCTACAAAAGCATCGTCGAGGCCTTTGTGCCTGCCGGCGTCGCCAACGACGCCCACGTCGAGCTGCACTGGATCGACACCGAGCAGGTGGAGCAGAGCGGCATCCCGGCGAGTTTCGCCGGCATGCACGGCATGGTGGTCTGCCCGGGCTTCGGCAGCCGGGGCGTGGAGGGCAAGATCAAGATGATTCAGGCGTGCCGCGAGCGCAAAATGCCGTTTTTGGGCATCTGCCTGGGGCTGCAATGCGCGGTGATCGAGTTCGCCCGTCATGTCTGCGGCCTGCCCGACGCCAACAGCACCGAATTCGACGAGCACACCCCCACCCCGGTGATCGACAAGATGGAAACCCAGGTCAACGTCAAGCAGATGGGCGGCACCATGCGGCTGGGAGCCTATCGCTGCGAGTTGAAGCCCGGCAGCCGCGCCTATCAAGCCTATCAAACCGGCATGGTTCACGAGCGGCACCGCCACCGCTGGGAGGTCAACAACCGCTACCTGCCGCAGTTGCTCGAGCACGGCCTGCAGGTCAGCGGGGTGAATCCCGACACCAAGCTGGTCGAGATCATGGAACTGGAGGGCCATCCCTGGTTCGTCGGGGTGCAGTTCCATCCGGAGCTGCGCTCGCGCGCGCTGCATCCGCACCCGCTGTTTCGTGATTTTGTCGCTGCGGCACTGAAGTTTGCGGGGAAGTGA
- a CDS encoding nucleotidyltransferase family protein, with protein sequence MLNASEVLEFLRQHRQILRTDLGIVKLGLIGSFARGEQTGKSDIDLLVEFEPGTDDLFDKKMRLRDSLQTSFHREVDICREKYVKPHLKIRLLKEAIYVWE encoded by the coding sequence ATGTTGAATGCCAGCGAGGTTCTCGAGTTTTTGCGCCAGCATCGCCAGATACTCAGAACCGATTTGGGCATCGTCAAGCTGGGGCTTATCGGCTCCTTTGCCCGAGGTGAACAAACCGGGAAAAGCGATATCGACCTGCTGGTCGAATTCGAACCCGGTACTGACGATCTTTTTGACAAAAAAATGAGGTTGCGTGATTCATTGCAAACCTCTTTCCACCGGGAAGTCGATATCTGTCGGGAAAAATATGTGAAGCCTCATCTCAAAATCCGCCTTTTGAAAGAGGCGATTTATGTCTGGGAATGA
- a CDS encoding DUF86 domain-containing protein, with protein MNVLTMLEAIAKINRYSSGYRNADDFHKNERDFEACMMNFIIIGEMVARLSDEFITKNPQSAGSEFAV; from the coding sequence TTGAATGTACTGACGATGCTGGAAGCGATTGCAAAAATCAACAGATATTCCTCCGGCTACCGCAATGCTGATGATTTCCACAAAAACGAACGTGATTTCGAGGCTTGCATGATGAATTTCATCATCATCGGAGAAATGGTCGCCAGACTCTCTGATGAATTCATCACGAAAAATCCCCAATCGGCTGGCTCAGAATTCGCGGTTTGA
- the kdsA gene encoding 3-deoxy-8-phosphooctulonate synthase, with product MTRTIEIGKIKVGGEHPLVLICGPCVIEDEKTMMTAAERICNIAARVGLPLIFKSSYLKDNRSSELSYQGPGLRAGLALLRRIKEAFQVPVLSDIHDAHEAAACAEVLDVIQIPAYLCMQTTLTLAVAKTGRVVNVKKGQFLHPADLRNVIGKIERAGNHNIILTERGACHGYHDLVVDMRALVILRELGYPVMFDPTHAVRVYGLPSSDPAGGRPQFVPALTRAALAAGCDALFLEAHPNPAEAKCDAASQWPIAKLEDLLVQAKAIADLTRKFW from the coding sequence ATGACTCGCACCATCGAAATTGGAAAAATCAAAGTCGGCGGGGAGCACCCACTGGTGCTGATCTGCGGGCCGTGCGTCATCGAGGACGAAAAAACGATGATGACGGCCGCCGAGCGCATCTGCAACATCGCGGCCAGGGTCGGCCTGCCGTTGATTTTCAAATCTTCCTATCTCAAAGACAATCGCTCCTCCGAGCTGAGCTATCAAGGCCCGGGGTTGCGCGCCGGGCTGGCGCTGCTGCGCCGCATCAAGGAGGCGTTTCAGGTGCCCGTGCTGTCCGACATTCATGATGCGCATGAGGCCGCAGCCTGTGCCGAGGTGCTGGATGTGATTCAGATTCCGGCGTATCTCTGCATGCAGACCACGCTCACCCTGGCGGTTGCGAAAACCGGCCGAGTGGTCAACGTCAAGAAGGGCCAGTTTCTCCATCCGGCGGATTTGCGCAACGTCATCGGCAAGATCGAGCGCGCCGGCAACCACAACATCATTCTGACCGAACGCGGTGCCTGCCACGGCTATCACGATCTGGTGGTCGACATGCGCGCGCTGGTGATCCTGCGCGAGCTCGGCTACCCGGTGATGTTCGACCCCACGCATGCCGTGCGGGTTTACGGTCTGCCGTCTTCGGACCCGGCGGGTGGCAGGCCGCAATTCGTGCCGGCCTTGACGCGCGCCGCACTGGCAGCCGGCTGTGACGCCCTGTTCCTTGAAGCCCATCCCAATCCCGCGGAAGCGAAATGCGATGCCGCCAGCCAGTGGCCGATCGCCAAGCTGGAGGACCTGCTGGTGCAGGCCAAGGCCATCGCAGACCTGACCCGAAAGTTTTGGTGA